In one Nocardioides sp. NBC_00368 genomic region, the following are encoded:
- a CDS encoding 2'-5' RNA ligase family protein has translation MRTIGVAIAIPEPWASQLQDYRTSLGDATATMIPTHITLVPPTEIHEDLLPDVESHLEAAASRVAPFGVHLRGTGTFRPVSPVVFVAVVQGISGCEQLANTVRQGPLDQKLTFPYHPHVTIAHDLPDASLDKAFGELADFECEWSVEEFHLYVHDDTDGWRPTREFALRAALTG, from the coding sequence ATGCGCACCATCGGTGTTGCCATCGCTATCCCGGAGCCGTGGGCAAGTCAGCTCCAGGACTACCGGACGTCTCTCGGGGACGCGACGGCGACCATGATCCCGACGCACATCACGCTTGTGCCACCGACGGAGATCCACGAGGATCTGCTGCCGGACGTCGAGAGCCATCTCGAGGCAGCGGCCTCGAGGGTCGCTCCCTTCGGTGTGCACCTACGCGGCACCGGCACCTTCCGGCCGGTCTCGCCTGTGGTGTTCGTGGCTGTGGTCCAGGGCATCTCGGGATGCGAGCAGCTGGCCAACACGGTCCGGCAGGGTCCGCTCGACCAGAAGCTCACGTTTCCCTATCACCCGCATGTCACGATCGCCCACGACCTTCCCGACGCTAGCCTCGACAAGGCTTTCGGTGAGCTGGCCGACTTCGAGTGCGAGTGGTCGGTCGAGGAGTTCCACCTCTATGTCCACGACGACACGGACGGTTGGCGCCCGACCCGGGAGTTCGCACTGAGAGCAGCACTGACCGGCTGA
- the ggpS gene encoding glucosylglycerol-phosphate synthase — MNHTSAANARMLLATDLDGTFLAGDPEAKVKLYQTLSRREDVLLSFVTGRGLESVLPLLADPTIPTPDFIICDVGATIVTGHDLLAVEPIQQDIAAKWPGELTVLEKIGDRPGLVRQNVPQDRRVSYFCDPEAVTDDLAPLVAEIGCDLLYSASHYLDVLPGGINKGHTVTKLVEHLGIPKDRVLVAGDTLNDLSMYDIGFPGVCVGEAEDLLLDATRGKGRTFHATSPGTGGILQAIRHFNLLDDEHIYDPENDADDPGKSDLVMVYHRLPYDEVIEEGEVKRRRPKSPNGIIPTLLSFFTERTGSWVAWSIDDPKRGKFATHTVVDPKLYPGLVASRLPLSKKDVDVFYKRFSKEAFWPLLHTFWERAKFKEEDWKVYCRVNKAFAEQAAAEAAYGGIVWIHDYNLWMVPAYLRELRPDVKIAFLHHTHFPGADVFNVVPWRREIIGSLLQCDYISFHIPRQVENFVDVARGVAPVEVVETEDSAPRFRTYGFALGLDTMPSVIDVGGRRVHLGANPVSVDTKRIERTLATPAVQSSIARVKEEFEGQRIALAVSRLDYTKGVLQQLEAFERALLEDPSLLGELSLVLVCVPAAGEMTVYKTLQNQIEQAVGRINGRFSRMGWMPVHFYFRPIPFEELLAYYANADVMWITPLRDGLNLVAKEYAAVHGLRGTSGTLVLSEFAGAAAELRGAVLTNPHDVSDMVRVFLQAVDMDEAEAKDRMRGLWDTIRHHDSKAWADGFLAAVEAATSNAPGDEVEL; from the coding sequence GTGAACCACACGTCCGCTGCCAACGCGCGCATGCTGCTCGCGACCGATCTGGACGGGACCTTCCTAGCCGGCGACCCCGAGGCGAAGGTCAAGCTCTACCAGACGCTGAGCCGGCGCGAGGACGTACTCCTGTCCTTCGTCACCGGGCGTGGGCTGGAGTCGGTGCTGCCACTGTTGGCCGACCCGACCATCCCGACACCCGACTTCATCATCTGCGACGTCGGCGCCACGATCGTGACCGGCCACGACCTGCTCGCGGTCGAGCCCATCCAGCAGGACATCGCGGCCAAGTGGCCCGGCGAGCTCACCGTGCTCGAGAAGATCGGCGACCGGCCCGGACTGGTCCGGCAGAACGTTCCCCAGGACCGCCGCGTCTCCTACTTCTGCGACCCCGAGGCCGTCACCGACGACCTCGCGCCGCTGGTGGCGGAGATCGGCTGCGACCTGCTCTACTCCGCCAGCCACTACCTCGACGTCCTGCCCGGTGGGATCAACAAGGGCCACACCGTCACCAAGCTCGTCGAGCACCTCGGCATCCCGAAGGACCGCGTCCTGGTCGCCGGTGACACCCTCAACGACCTGTCGATGTACGACATCGGGTTCCCCGGTGTCTGCGTCGGCGAGGCCGAGGACCTGCTCCTGGACGCGACCCGCGGCAAGGGGCGTACGTTCCACGCGACCTCCCCCGGCACCGGCGGGATCCTGCAGGCGATCCGGCACTTCAACCTGCTCGACGACGAGCACATCTACGACCCCGAGAACGACGCCGACGACCCGGGGAAGTCGGACCTCGTGATGGTCTACCACCGGCTCCCCTACGACGAGGTGATCGAGGAGGGAGAGGTCAAGCGCCGTCGTCCGAAGTCACCCAACGGCATCATCCCGACGCTGCTCTCCTTCTTCACCGAGCGCACCGGATCCTGGGTCGCCTGGTCGATCGACGACCCCAAGCGCGGCAAGTTCGCGACCCACACCGTCGTCGACCCCAAGCTCTACCCCGGCCTGGTCGCCTCCCGGCTGCCGCTGTCGAAGAAGGACGTCGACGTCTTCTACAAACGCTTCTCCAAGGAGGCGTTCTGGCCGCTGCTGCACACCTTCTGGGAACGCGCGAAGTTCAAGGAGGAGGACTGGAAGGTCTACTGCCGGGTCAACAAGGCCTTCGCCGAGCAGGCGGCGGCCGAGGCGGCGTACGGCGGCATCGTCTGGATCCACGACTACAACCTGTGGATGGTGCCGGCCTACCTGCGTGAGCTGCGGCCCGACGTGAAGATCGCCTTCCTGCACCACACCCACTTCCCCGGCGCGGACGTGTTCAACGTGGTGCCGTGGCGCCGCGAGATCATCGGCTCGCTGCTGCAGTGCGACTACATCTCGTTCCACATCCCCCGTCAGGTCGAGAACTTCGTCGACGTGGCTCGCGGCGTGGCGCCGGTCGAGGTCGTCGAGACCGAGGACTCGGCGCCCCGGTTCCGGACCTACGGCTTCGCCCTCGGCCTGGACACCATGCCGTCGGTGATCGACGTCGGCGGACGGCGCGTCCACCTGGGCGCCAACCCGGTCAGCGTCGACACCAAGCGGATCGAGCGGACCCTTGCCACCCCGGCGGTGCAGAGCTCGATCGCTCGGGTGAAGGAGGAGTTCGAGGGTCAGCGGATCGCGCTCGCGGTCTCGCGGCTCGACTACACCAAGGGCGTGCTCCAGCAGCTCGAGGCCTTCGAGCGGGCGCTGCTCGAGGACCCGTCGCTGCTGGGCGAGCTGTCGCTGGTGCTGGTGTGCGTGCCCGCGGCCGGCGAGATGACGGTCTACAAGACGCTGCAGAATCAGATCGAGCAGGCGGTCGGGCGGATCAACGGCCGGTTCTCGCGGATGGGCTGGATGCCGGTCCACTTCTACTTCCGGCCGATCCCGTTCGAGGAGCTGCTGGCCTACTACGCCAACGCCGACGTCATGTGGATCACCCCGCTGCGGGACGGTCTCAACCTGGTCGCGAAGGAGTACGCCGCGGTCCACGGTCTCCGCGGCACGAGCGGCACACTCGTGCTCTCCGAGTTCGCCGGAGCGGCCGCCGAGCTGCGCGGTGCGGTGCTGACCAATCCCCACGACGTCTCCGACATGGTTCGGGTCTTCCTCCAGGCCGTCGACATGGACGAGGCCGAGGCCAAGGACCGGATGCGCGGGCTGTGGGACACCATCCGCCACCACGACTCCAAGGCCTGGGCAGACGGGTTCCTGGCCGCGGTCGAGGCCGCGACCTCCAACGCCCCGGGCGACGAGGTCGAACTCTAG
- a CDS encoding succinate dehydrogenase/fumarate reductase iron-sulfur subunit, whose translation MKLTLKIWRQANASDKGALKTYELDGVSQDMSFLEMLDLLNEQLLQNDEEPVAFDSDCREGICGMCSLMINGQAHGPEVTTTCQLHMRSFNDGDTITIEPWRAASFPIVKDLIVDRSAFDRIIQNGGYISANTGSAPEANSVPAPRDKAMRAFNTATCIGCGACVAACPNGSASLFLGAKITHLGELPQGQPERYSRVQSMVGQHDAEGFGGCTNIGECAAACPKEIPLDVISQLNKDLRKSLILG comes from the coding sequence ATGAAGCTCACGCTCAAGATCTGGCGGCAGGCCAACGCGTCCGACAAGGGTGCGCTCAAGACGTACGAGCTGGACGGCGTCTCGCAGGACATGTCCTTCCTCGAGATGCTCGACCTGCTCAACGAGCAGCTCCTGCAGAACGACGAGGAGCCGGTCGCGTTCGACTCGGACTGTCGTGAGGGCATCTGCGGCATGTGTTCGCTGATGATCAACGGCCAGGCGCACGGCCCGGAGGTCACCACGACCTGCCAGCTGCACATGCGCTCGTTCAACGACGGTGACACCATCACCATCGAGCCGTGGCGAGCCGCGTCGTTCCCGATCGTCAAGGACCTGATCGTCGACCGCTCCGCGTTCGACCGGATCATCCAGAACGGTGGCTACATCTCGGCCAACACCGGCTCGGCCCCCGAGGCCAACTCGGTGCCGGCTCCGCGCGACAAGGCCATGCGGGCGTTCAACACCGCCACCTGCATCGGCTGCGGCGCCTGCGTCGCCGCCTGCCCCAACGGCTCGGCGTCGCTGTTCCTCGGCGCGAAGATCACCCACCTCGGTGAGCTGCCGCAGGGTCAGCCGGAGCGCTACTCCCGCGTGCAGTCCATGGTCGGCCAGCACGACGCCGAGGGTTTCGGTGGCTGCACCAACATCGGTGAGTGCGCCGCCGCGTGCCCCAAGGAGATTCCGCTCGACGTGATCTCCCAGCTCAACAAGGACCTGCGCAAGTCGCTGATCCTCGGCTGA
- a CDS encoding SCO4848 family membrane protein, which translates to MKLEKTDGALLLVIGIWTIAIWTNFGRNLVKTATDPEQTRPKPYYVAHAVLVVVDVLLGGLLVKLGVQRLLTRG; encoded by the coding sequence ATGAAGCTCGAGAAGACTGACGGTGCGCTCCTCCTGGTCATCGGCATCTGGACGATCGCGATCTGGACCAACTTCGGACGCAATCTCGTCAAGACGGCCACGGACCCGGAGCAGACCCGGCCCAAGCCCTACTACGTCGCCCACGCGGTGCTCGTGGTGGTCGACGTCCTTCTCGGCGGTCTGCTGGTCAAGCTCGGCGTGCAGCGGCTGCTGACCAGGGGGTAG
- a CDS encoding YihY/virulence factor BrkB family protein — protein sequence MLNKEKIKAKIAELRARFPALDRVVRTQEHYGEVGAAQQAGAITYFGFLSTFPILALAFFAVGQIAKVYAGAESDLVEAIDQVLPGLVGDSPGQLKIADIERAAGAVGIVGAFGLLYAGLGFIDGLRKALEAVFLVPEEEQPGFLMAKARDLAALILLGAIMLVAVAFTGLIRTFSVNVLDWIGLDEGFGWLIVLLTLVLGLAANTVLFFAMFHLAPQKDTPKRPLWAGAVLGAIGFEVLKQASTLLLNATQGQPAFQAFGIALILVVWIHYTSMVILYAASYAHVRATPADSEG from the coding sequence ATGCTCAACAAGGAGAAGATCAAGGCGAAGATCGCCGAGCTGCGTGCTCGCTTCCCGGCACTGGACCGGGTGGTGCGTACGCAGGAGCACTATGGCGAGGTGGGGGCCGCTCAGCAGGCCGGCGCGATCACCTACTTCGGCTTCCTGTCGACCTTCCCGATCCTCGCGCTCGCGTTCTTCGCCGTCGGCCAGATCGCCAAGGTGTACGCCGGTGCCGAGAGCGACCTCGTCGAGGCGATCGACCAGGTCCTGCCCGGCCTGGTCGGAGACAGCCCCGGGCAGCTGAAGATCGCCGACATCGAGCGCGCCGCCGGTGCCGTCGGGATCGTCGGTGCCTTCGGTCTGCTCTACGCCGGTCTTGGCTTCATCGACGGGCTGCGCAAGGCGCTCGAGGCGGTCTTCCTGGTGCCCGAGGAGGAGCAGCCCGGCTTCCTGATGGCCAAGGCCCGCGACCTGGCCGCGCTGATCCTGCTCGGCGCGATCATGCTGGTCGCGGTGGCGTTCACCGGCCTCATCCGCACCTTCTCGGTCAACGTCCTGGACTGGATCGGTCTCGACGAGGGATTCGGCTGGCTGATCGTTCTGCTCACCCTGGTGCTCGGCCTGGCCGCCAACACCGTGCTCTTCTTCGCGATGTTCCACCTGGCGCCCCAGAAGGACACCCCCAAGCGACCCCTGTGGGCGGGCGCGGTGCTGGGTGCGATCGGCTTTGAGGTCCTCAAGCAGGCCTCGACCCTGCTGCTGAACGCCACCCAGGGCCAGCCCGCCTTCCAGGCCTTCGGCATCGCCCTCATACTGGTCGTCTGGATCCACTACACCTCGATGGTGATCCTGTACGCCGCCTCGTATGCGCATGTGAGGGCGACTCCGGCCGACTCAGAGGGGTAG
- a CDS encoding fumarate reductase/succinate dehydrogenase flavoprotein subunit yields the protein MAAGTHYLPGLTPTNEAPVQKSDDAAGYYVLGDKLVDPKAPTGPIEERWTTRKFENRLVNPANRRKLSIIIVGTGLAGGAAAATLGEAGYNVKSFCYQDSPRRAHSIAAQGGINAAKNYKGDGDSAYRLFYDTVKGGDYRARESNVYRLAEESVNIIDQCVAQGVPFAREYGGLLDNRSFGGVQVSRTFYARGQTGQQLLIGAYQAMERQVAAGTVEQFTRHEMLELIVADGKARGIIARDMVTGEIETHLADVVVLATGGYGNVFYLSTNAMGSNVTATWRAHRKGAYMANPCYTQIHPTCIPVTGAHQSKLTLMSESLRNDGRIWVPKNAEDCAKDPRDIPEEDRDYFLERIYPSFGNLVPRDIASRAAKYMCDEGRGVGPEVEETQPDGSVKKFRRGVYLDLGAAIERLGKAAIEEKYDNLLDMYERITGENPYELPMRIYPAVHYVMGGLWVDYELSTNIEGLYCTGEANFSDHGANRLGASALMQGLADGYFVLPNTIREYLADGPFEPISEDHPAVVEAKQSVQERIDKFMSINGTRSVESIHKELGLIMWEYCGMERTEEGLKKAIGLIRELKKEFWTNVKVLGSADSLNQDLEKAGRVADFIELGELMCIDALNRRESCGGHFRAESQTEDGEALRHDDEFAYVAAWEFGGEDGAPILHKEDLIYTAIEMKQRSYK from the coding sequence ATGGCTGCTGGAACCCACTACCTGCCCGGCCTCACCCCGACCAACGAGGCACCGGTCCAGAAATCCGACGACGCCGCGGGCTACTACGTGCTCGGCGACAAGCTCGTCGACCCGAAGGCTCCGACCGGTCCGATCGAGGAGCGCTGGACGACCCGCAAGTTCGAGAACCGCCTGGTCAACCCGGCCAACCGCCGCAAGCTGTCGATCATCATCGTCGGCACCGGCCTGGCCGGCGGCGCCGCCGCCGCGACGCTCGGCGAGGCCGGCTACAACGTGAAGTCGTTCTGCTACCAGGACTCCCCTCGTCGCGCCCACTCGATCGCCGCCCAGGGCGGCATCAACGCCGCCAAGAACTACAAGGGCGACGGCGACTCGGCCTACCGGCTCTTCTACGACACGGTCAAGGGCGGCGACTACCGCGCCCGCGAGTCCAACGTCTACCGCCTCGCCGAGGAGTCGGTGAACATCATCGACCAGTGCGTCGCGCAGGGCGTTCCGTTCGCCCGCGAGTACGGCGGTCTGCTCGACAACCGCTCCTTCGGCGGCGTGCAGGTGTCGCGTACGTTCTACGCCCGCGGCCAGACGGGGCAGCAGCTCCTCATCGGCGCCTACCAGGCCATGGAGCGCCAGGTCGCGGCCGGCACGGTGGAGCAGTTCACGCGTCACGAGATGCTCGAGCTGATCGTCGCCGACGGCAAGGCCCGCGGCATCATCGCCCGTGACATGGTCACCGGCGAGATCGAGACCCACCTGGCCGATGTCGTCGTGCTCGCCACCGGCGGCTACGGCAACGTCTTCTACCTCTCGACCAACGCGATGGGGTCCAACGTCACCGCCACGTGGCGTGCGCACCGCAAGGGCGCCTACATGGCCAACCCCTGCTACACGCAGATCCACCCGACCTGCATCCCGGTGACCGGCGCCCACCAGTCGAAGCTGACCCTGATGTCGGAGTCGCTGCGTAACGACGGCCGCATCTGGGTGCCCAAGAACGCCGAGGACTGCGCCAAGGACCCGCGCGACATCCCCGAGGAGGACCGCGACTACTTCCTGGAGCGGATCTACCCCTCCTTCGGAAACCTGGTCCCCCGCGACATCGCCTCGCGTGCCGCGAAGTACATGTGTGACGAGGGTCGCGGTGTCGGTCCGGAGGTCGAGGAGACCCAGCCCGACGGCTCGGTGAAGAAGTTCCGCCGCGGCGTCTACCTCGACCTGGGTGCCGCGATCGAGCGCCTCGGCAAGGCCGCCATCGAGGAGAAGTACGACAACCTCCTCGACATGTACGAGCGGATCACGGGTGAGAACCCCTACGAGCTGCCGATGCGCATCTACCCCGCCGTCCACTACGTCATGGGTGGCCTGTGGGTCGACTACGAGCTCTCGACCAACATCGAGGGTCTCTACTGCACCGGTGAGGCCAACTTCTCCGACCACGGCGCGAACCGCCTCGGTGCCTCGGCGCTGATGCAGGGTCTTGCCGACGGCTACTTCGTGCTGCCGAACACGATCCGCGAGTACCTCGCCGACGGCCCGTTCGAGCCGATCTCCGAGGACCACCCGGCGGTCGTCGAGGCGAAGCAGTCGGTCCAGGAGCGGATCGACAAGTTCATGTCGATCAACGGCACCCGCTCGGTCGAGTCGATCCACAAGGAGCTCGGCCTGATCATGTGGGAGTACTGCGGCATGGAGCGGACCGAGGAGGGCCTCAAGAAGGCCATCGGCCTGATCCGTGAGCTCAAGAAGGAGTTCTGGACCAACGTCAAGGTCCTCGGCTCGGCCGACTCCCTCAACCAGGACCTCGAGAAGGCCGGCCGTGTCGCCGACTTCATCGAGCTCGGTGAGCTGATGTGCATCGACGCGCTCAACCGGCGCGAGTCCTGCGGCGGCCACTTCCGCGCCGAGTCCCAGACCGAGGACGGCGAGGCGCTGCGTCACGACGACGAGTTCGCCTACGTCGCCGCCTGGGAGTTCGGTGGCGAGGACGGCGCCCCGATCCTCCACAAGGAGGACCTGATCTACACCGCCATCGAGATGAAGCAGAGGTCGTACAAGTAA
- a CDS encoding IS30 family transposase, whose translation MRAQGTPGGRGGHPGRAEYDRLRSSGVRRREAAAQVGIHERTAEDWDKGIRKSNGSRLRPDGRRVVYNTGMTTHVDARRAPAMTVLEADLHPRFLTLAERETIADLRQHKASLREIGRQLGRPASTIKRELDNRSVDGVYRPYAAQRGWATDRARPKHSKLAAGGRLRDFVTGKLAVHWSPEQICHALVKEFPDDESMRVSAETIYQAIYVQARGGLRREVAAALRTGRTRRKPRKQPDQRTPRFIDPMVMISERPPEVEDRAVPGHWEGDLIVGTRSESAIVTLVERSTRYVMLGHLPGGHTAEEVRDVLVPLIGSLPAHLRGSLTWDQGCEMAAHKQFTVATNVPVYFCDPHSPWQRGSNENTNGLLRQYFPKGTDLSIHGAEDLEHVAQELNARPRKTLDWDTPAERLRDLLTAT comes from the coding sequence ATGCGTGCTCAGGGCACGCCTGGCGGCAGGGGCGGGCATCCAGGGCGTGCGGAGTATGACCGGCTTCGCTCCTCAGGGGTTCGGCGGCGGGAAGCTGCTGCCCAGGTTGGGATCCACGAGCGGACCGCTGAGGACTGGGACAAGGGGATCCGGAAGAGCAACGGCTCGCGCCTTCGTCCTGATGGGCGTCGGGTGGTTTACAACACGGGGATGACCACCCACGTGGATGCGCGGCGAGCGCCGGCGATGACGGTGTTGGAAGCAGATCTGCATCCGCGGTTCTTGACACTGGCAGAGCGCGAGACGATCGCAGACCTGCGTCAGCACAAGGCCTCGCTGCGCGAGATCGGGCGGCAGCTAGGTCGGCCGGCCTCGACGATCAAGCGGGAGCTGGACAACCGGTCAGTCGATGGTGTCTACCGTCCCTACGCTGCTCAGCGGGGCTGGGCCACAGACCGTGCCAGGCCGAAGCACAGCAAGCTCGCTGCGGGCGGTCGGTTGCGCGATTTCGTCACCGGCAAGCTCGCGGTGCACTGGTCGCCCGAGCAGATCTGCCACGCTCTGGTCAAAGAGTTCCCCGACGACGAGAGCATGCGTGTGAGCGCCGAGACGATCTACCAAGCCATCTACGTCCAGGCCCGTGGCGGTCTACGGCGCGAGGTGGCCGCAGCGCTGCGGACTGGCCGCACCCGCCGCAAACCACGCAAGCAGCCCGACCAGCGCACACCGCGGTTCATCGACCCGATGGTGATGATCTCTGAGCGGCCACCAGAGGTCGAGGACCGTGCTGTGCCCGGTCATTGGGAAGGCGATCTGATCGTCGGCACCCGCAGCGAGTCCGCGATCGTGACCCTGGTCGAGCGCAGCACCCGATACGTGATGCTCGGACACCTCCCGGGCGGGCACACCGCCGAGGAAGTCCGTGACGTGCTGGTTCCGTTGATCGGGTCGCTTCCCGCCCACCTGCGTGGCTCGTTGACCTGGGACCAAGGCTGCGAGATGGCCGCCCACAAACAGTTCACGGTCGCCACGAACGTACCGGTCTACTTCTGCGACCCCCACTCGCCGTGGCAGCGCGGGTCGAACGAGAACACCAACGGCCTGCTACGTCAGTACTTTCCCAAGGGCACCGACCTATCCATCCACGGGGCCGAAGACCTCGAGCACGTCGCCCAGGAACTCAACGCCCGACCACGCAAAACGCTCGACTGGGATACCCCAGCCGAGCGTCTGCGTGATCTACTGACAGCCACTTAG
- the trpS gene encoding tryptophan--tRNA ligase, with translation MTGSTAPTTRPRVLSGIQPTADSYHLGNYLGAVRQWVNLQEEHEPFFFIADLHAITVEQDPKVLRERTRRAAAQLLAAGVDPERSAIFIQSHLPEHAQLGWVMQCITSFGEARRMTQFKDKSAKGGEGAASVGLFSYPMLMAADILLYRPAYVPVGEDQRQHLELTRDLAQRFNSRYKKTFRLPEPYILKEVAKIYDLQDPTIKMSKSASSPSGLIDMLDDPKVSAKKIRSAVTDSEMEIRFDEEAKPGVSNLLRIYSALTGADIDTLVGKYAGKGYGDLKKDLAEVVVDYVTPFREKTFEVLEDRDYLDGILQQGAEKAGAVARKTLADVYERVGFVAPAAPLG, from the coding sequence ATGACCGGCAGCACCGCTCCCACGACTCGGCCACGGGTCCTCTCCGGCATCCAGCCGACCGCGGACTCCTACCACCTCGGCAACTACCTCGGCGCGGTCCGGCAGTGGGTGAACCTGCAGGAGGAGCACGAGCCGTTCTTCTTCATCGCCGACCTGCACGCGATCACGGTCGAGCAGGACCCGAAGGTGCTCAGGGAGCGTACGCGCCGGGCTGCCGCCCAGCTGCTGGCCGCCGGTGTCGACCCGGAGCGGTCCGCGATCTTCATCCAGTCCCACCTTCCCGAGCACGCCCAGCTCGGCTGGGTGATGCAGTGCATCACCTCCTTCGGTGAGGCCCGCCGGATGACCCAGTTCAAGGACAAGTCCGCCAAGGGCGGTGAAGGCGCGGCCTCGGTCGGCCTCTTCTCCTACCCGATGCTGATGGCCGCCGACATCCTGCTCTACCGCCCGGCGTACGTCCCGGTCGGCGAGGACCAGCGGCAGCACCTGGAGCTGACCCGTGACCTGGCGCAGCGGTTCAACAGCCGTTACAAGAAGACCTTCCGGCTCCCTGAGCCCTACATCCTCAAGGAGGTCGCGAAGATCTACGACCTCCAGGACCCGACGATCAAGATGTCCAAGTCGGCCTCGAGCCCGAGCGGCCTGATCGACATGCTCGACGACCCGAAGGTCTCGGCGAAGAAGATCCGCTCCGCGGTCACCGACTCGGAGATGGAGATCCGCTTCGACGAGGAGGCCAAGCCCGGTGTCTCCAACCTGCTGCGGATCTACTCCGCGCTGACCGGCGCCGACATCGACACCCTGGTCGGCAAGTACGCCGGCAAGGGCTACGGCGACCTCAAGAAGGACCTCGCCGAGGTCGTCGTCGACTACGTCACGCCGTTCCGGGAGAAGACCTTCGAGGTCCTCGAGGACCGGGACTACCTCGACGGCATCCTCCAGCAGGGCGCGGAGAAGGCGGGGGCGGTTGCCCGCAAGACTCTGGCCGACGTCTACGAGCGGGTTGGCTTTGTGGCCCCCGCGGCGCCTCTGGGCTAG
- a CDS encoding organic hydroperoxide resistance protein, giving the protein MTPIYTATAVSTGDARNGHVQSSDGLIDADVRVPKEMGGAGGATNPEQLFAAGYAACFHSALKLVAGKAKVDMTDSEVVADVSIGENGQGGFGLAVQLEVTIPGADAATAQQLAEQAHQVCPYSNATRGNIEVELTVA; this is encoded by the coding sequence ATGACACCGATCTACACAGCCACCGCAGTCAGCACCGGAGACGCCCGGAACGGTCACGTCCAGTCCTCCGACGGCCTCATCGACGCCGACGTCCGCGTCCCCAAGGAGATGGGTGGCGCCGGCGGCGCCACCAACCCCGAGCAGCTCTTCGCCGCCGGGTACGCCGCCTGCTTCCACTCCGCGCTCAAGCTGGTCGCCGGCAAGGCCAAGGTCGACATGACCGACTCCGAGGTCGTCGCCGATGTCAGCATCGGTGAGAACGGTCAGGGCGGATTCGGCCTCGCCGTGCAGCTCGAGGTCACCATCCCCGGCGCCGACGCCGCGACCGCTCAGCAGCTCGCCGAGCAGGCCCACCAGGTCTGCCCCTACTCCAACGCCACCCGCGGCAACATCGAGGTCGAGCTCACCGTCGCCTGA
- a CDS encoding MarR family winged helix-turn-helix transcriptional regulator, giving the protein MNVSGRTYPQLSLDLQLCFPLYAATRAVTKRYVTLLKGTGLTYPQYLVMLVLWESEEPLSVTALGQRLRLDSGTLTPLLKRLETARLVRRDRDPGDERRVLVSLTEEGRALEEQVSGVPQQLGESMGITRDEALALRDQLTELVDHLDTADSA; this is encoded by the coding sequence ATGAATGTGTCCGGACGTACCTATCCGCAGCTCTCGCTCGACCTGCAGCTCTGCTTCCCGCTGTACGCAGCGACCCGAGCCGTCACGAAGCGCTACGTGACGCTGCTCAAGGGGACCGGGCTGACCTATCCGCAGTATCTGGTGATGCTGGTGCTCTGGGAGAGCGAGGAACCGCTCTCGGTGACCGCCCTCGGCCAGCGCCTGCGGCTCGACTCCGGCACACTGACGCCGCTGCTCAAGCGGCTCGAGACGGCCCGGCTGGTCCGGCGAGACCGCGACCCCGGCGACGAGCGCCGGGTGCTGGTGAGCCTGACCGAGGAGGGCAGGGCCCTGGAGGAGCAGGTCTCAGGGGTACCGCAGCAGCTGGGTGAGTCGATGGGAATCACCCGTGACGAGGCGCTCGCGCTCCGCGACCAGCTCACCGAGCTGGTCGACCACCTCGACACGGCCGACTCCGCCTGA